In Desulfovibrio sp. JC010, one genomic interval encodes:
- a CDS encoding PilN domain-containing protein — translation MNLKKLLPAMSLPGSLGKKVPAALVFDVHGRRAVSYEYVSKENLWQPSTDQPDPDLPRPCIMVLPSAMIALCRTQTPNKEQKDAAAALDVEAGQKLFRSPETGGREIRFYGGGQGIDGTLCWVSNEYLHQCLETAKEMGFQVASIVQPELDLKTSKPTLLVSCEDGEIRICCMHKHVPLNWQVLPEGGPSFESALGVVLAELESERKPKPEKIVLWSSPGNGGKPEGFDKAIEKLLPEIPLQKISSHEELLASLRLNHIKGSFHESLEEWERIPLTPKDYIRPGLGFVAAVAGCLLLFFSVIHLNNQDAAVLKGEAHKIMFLAKRTDLVTMEVREFVRRNRDILKYTVKKPFVSHVFRDLGDAVPAQVKLNTMRLGQSGRITLQGEAKSEISLMSLLENLSSTEIFTNAVLSSMTKLEHGQGFRFVVELEFPEWEEFFKPKKQGAVQ, via the coding sequence ATGAATTTAAAGAAGCTGCTCCCCGCCATGTCATTACCCGGTTCCCTTGGAAAAAAGGTTCCGGCAGCTTTGGTGTTTGATGTGCATGGACGCAGGGCGGTTTCTTACGAATATGTTTCCAAAGAGAATCTCTGGCAGCCTTCAACTGATCAGCCTGATCCCGATCTCCCACGCCCCTGCATCATGGTACTCCCGTCAGCCATGATTGCACTCTGCCGTACGCAAACTCCAAACAAAGAACAAAAAGACGCAGCGGCAGCTTTGGATGTGGAAGCCGGGCAAAAGCTGTTTCGCTCTCCGGAAACCGGGGGAAGGGAAATCAGGTTTTATGGCGGGGGTCAAGGGATTGACGGCACCCTCTGCTGGGTCTCCAATGAATATCTCCACCAATGTCTGGAGACAGCCAAGGAAATGGGTTTTCAGGTTGCATCCATAGTTCAGCCGGAGCTTGATTTAAAAACATCTAAACCGACTTTATTAGTTTCCTGTGAAGATGGCGAAATCCGTATTTGCTGCATGCATAAACATGTCCCCCTTAATTGGCAGGTCTTACCGGAAGGCGGACCGTCATTTGAAAGTGCGTTGGGTGTTGTTCTTGCCGAGCTTGAGTCGGAACGGAAGCCTAAACCGGAAAAAATTGTACTCTGGAGTTCTCCCGGAAACGGCGGAAAGCCGGAAGGTTTTGACAAGGCCATTGAGAAGCTGTTGCCGGAAATACCATTGCAAAAAATCAGTTCCCATGAAGAGCTTCTTGCTTCTTTGCGTTTAAACCACATCAAAGGTTCTTTCCATGAATCTCTTGAAGAGTGGGAGCGCATCCCGCTGACCCCGAAAGATTATATCAGGCCGGGGCTGGGCTTTGTGGCGGCTGTAGCCGGTTGTCTGCTGCTTTTTTTTTCCGTGATTCATTTGAATAATCAAGATGCCGCGGTCCTTAAGGGAGAGGCGCACAAGATTATGTTTCTGGCTAAACGCACTGATCTGGTAACCATGGAAGTGCGCGAATTTGTACGCCGCAACCGGGATATTCTCAAGTACACTGTTAAAAAGCCCTTTGTTTCCCATGTTTTTCGTGATCTGGGCGACGCGGTTCCGGCTCAGGTGAAACTCAATACCATGCGTTTGGGGCAGTCCGGGCGAATTACCCTGCAGGGGGAAGCTAAAAGCGAGATCAGTCTCATGTCCCTGCTGGAGAACTTGAGCAGTACGGAGATTTTTACCAATGCGGTCCTTTCTTCCATGACCAAGCTGGAACACGGGCAGGGATTTCGTTTTGTGGTGGAGCTTGAGTTCCCGGAGTGGGAAGAATTCTTCAAACCGAAGAAACAGGGGGCAGTGCAATGA